One window of the Kineosporia corallincola genome contains the following:
- a CDS encoding helix-turn-helix domain-containing protein — MVLLRQEIGDVLRDARRQQGRTLREVSSVARVSLGYLSEVERGQKEASSELLASICGALDVPLSSVLHEVSERVAAAENIVPAAVRVPDTVPDGLAGELAGAA, encoded by the coding sequence ATGGTGCTTCTACGACAGGAGATCGGCGACGTGCTCCGCGATGCCAGGCGCCAGCAGGGCCGCACCCTGCGTGAGGTGTCCTCGGTGGCCCGTGTCTCCCTCGGCTACCTGAGCGAGGTCGAGCGCGGTCAGAAGGAGGCGTCGTCCGAGCTATTGGCATCGATCTGCGGGGCTCTCGACGTCCCGCTGTCCTCGGTGCTGCACGAGGTGAGCGAACGGGTCGCCGCGGCCGAGAACATCGTGCCCGCAGCCGTCCGTGTGCCTGACACCGTGCCCGACGGGCTGGCCGGCGAGCTGGCCGGGGCCGCATAA
- a CDS encoding CinA family protein, which yields MTQTEDVPRPDPQPGEADETELAASPHHADIAGETAADVDQSAAQIVSALSEQGRTVAVAESLTGGMVSASLVAIAGASAVLRGAVVAYATEVKRDVLGVDPDLLTARGPVDPDVAAQMALGVRRLLKADFGLATTGVAGPGPADGAPAGRVFVAVAGPRDVCREPATDQQFYRPVGNGEVTALVVRLDLPGDRAAVRLGSAARLLELLIDVAC from the coding sequence ATGACGCAGACCGAGGATGTCCCGCGGCCGGATCCGCAGCCGGGTGAGGCGGACGAGACCGAGCTCGCGGCGTCGCCCCATCACGCCGACATCGCCGGCGAGACAGCTGCGGATGTCGATCAGAGTGCGGCCCAGATCGTTTCTGCCCTGAGCGAACAAGGGCGCACCGTGGCGGTCGCCGAATCGCTCACCGGCGGCATGGTCTCGGCCTCGCTGGTGGCGATCGCGGGTGCGTCGGCAGTGCTGCGTGGCGCCGTCGTGGCGTATGCCACAGAGGTGAAACGTGACGTGCTGGGCGTGGATCCGGACCTGCTGACGGCCCGGGGACCGGTCGATCCGGACGTCGCCGCGCAGATGGCGCTGGGGGTGAGGCGTCTGCTCAAGGCCGATTTCGGGCTCGCCACGACCGGTGTCGCCGGGCCCGGCCCGGCCGACGGTGCCCCCGCCGGGCGGGTCTTCGTGGCTGTCGCCGGGCCGCGCGACGTGTGTCGTGAACCGGCGACTGATCAGCAGTTTTACCGGCCTGTAGGTAACGGCGAGGTCACGGCGCTGGTGGTTCGGCTGGACCTGCCCGGCGACCGGGCCGCGGTGCGGCTGGGAAGCGCCGCCCGGCTGCTCGAACTGCTGATCGACGTGGCCTGCTGA
- the pgsA gene encoding CDP-diacylglycerol--glycerol-3-phosphate 3-phosphatidyltransferase: protein MNASTTPPSKPSNWNIANALTALRIALVPLFVFLMLHDDGHVTSWRIAATVAFLAAIITDRIDGDLARSRGLVTDLGKIADPIADKALIGAALISLSIVGALWWWVTVVVLVRELGITVMRFFMIRYGVMAASRGGKAKTVVQSMAISLMVAPLPGVVEPLAFVCMGVAVALTLVTGLDYVFQAVRLRRTVRRERHSGAPAS from the coding sequence GTGAACGCCTCGACCACGCCGCCCAGCAAGCCCAGCAACTGGAACATCGCCAACGCCCTGACGGCGCTGCGGATCGCCCTGGTGCCGCTGTTCGTCTTCCTGATGCTGCACGACGACGGGCACGTCACCAGCTGGCGCATCGCCGCCACGGTGGCCTTCCTGGCGGCGATCATCACCGACCGCATCGACGGTGACCTGGCCCGCAGCCGGGGCCTGGTCACCGACCTGGGCAAGATCGCCGACCCGATCGCCGACAAGGCCCTGATCGGGGCGGCGCTGATCTCGCTGTCGATCGTCGGGGCGCTGTGGTGGTGGGTGACCGTGGTCGTGCTCGTCCGCGAGCTCGGCATCACGGTGATGCGGTTCTTCATGATCAGGTACGGCGTGATGGCGGCCAGCCGCGGCGGCAAGGCGAAGACCGTGGTGCAGTCGATGGCGATCTCGCTGATGGTGGCGCCCCTGCCCGGGGTGGTGGAGCCGCTGGCCTTCGTCTGCATGGGTGTCGCCGTGGCCCTGACCCTGGTCACCGGTCTGGACTACGTGTTCCAGGCCGTGCGGCTGCGGCGCACGGTGCGCCGCGAGCGACACAGCGGCGCACCGGCCTCCTGA
- the rimO gene encoding 30S ribosomal protein S12 methylthiotransferase RimO — MVAPGSVTRSVALVTLGCARNEVDSEELAGRLAAAGWQLVDDAENADVAVVNTCGFVEQAKKDSIDVLMEAAELKDDGSARTKAVVAVGCMAERYGEQLADSLPEADAVLGFDSYADLSTHLDAILHGEKPKSHVPVDRRTLLPLTPAARSSAAGVAVPGHGASPDPVIIGDLPDGVAPVSGPRVMRARLDGRPWAPLKLASGCDRRCAFCAIPAFRGAFLSRRPAEVLTEARWLGERGVKELFLVSENSTSYGKDLGDLRLLETMLPDLAAVDGVDRVRVSYLQPAELRPGLIDAIVGTEGVAPYFDLSFQHSSNAVLRRMRRFGSTGDFLTLLQGIRERSPQAGIRSNVIVGFPGETEADVEELAGFLVEARLDVVGVFGYSDEDGTEAATLDGKLPDDEIAARLAHITGLVEELTAQRAEERVGEHVRVLVEGTDDDDPDTVVGRAAHQGPEVDGQILLPGVQASPGDWIEAVVTESLGVDLIASPLQRAGSAAPVAVHSAG; from the coding sequence GTGGTTGCCCCTGGTTCCGTTACCCGCTCCGTCGCTCTGGTCACTCTGGGATGCGCCCGGAACGAGGTCGATTCGGAGGAATTGGCCGGTCGTCTGGCCGCCGCCGGGTGGCAGCTCGTCGACGACGCCGAGAATGCCGATGTCGCGGTGGTCAACACCTGCGGCTTCGTCGAGCAGGCCAAGAAAGACTCCATCGACGTGCTGATGGAGGCGGCCGAGCTGAAAGACGACGGGTCCGCCCGCACCAAGGCCGTGGTCGCGGTCGGCTGCATGGCCGAGCGCTACGGCGAGCAGCTGGCCGACTCGCTGCCCGAGGCCGACGCGGTGCTCGGGTTCGACTCCTACGCCGACCTCTCCACGCACCTCGACGCGATCCTGCACGGTGAGAAGCCCAAGTCGCACGTGCCGGTGGACCGGCGCACGCTGCTGCCGCTGACTCCTGCCGCGCGCTCGTCGGCCGCCGGTGTCGCGGTGCCCGGCCACGGTGCCTCGCCCGACCCGGTGATCATCGGCGACCTGCCCGACGGCGTGGCCCCGGTCAGCGGCCCGCGAGTGATGCGGGCCCGGCTCGACGGGCGCCCCTGGGCCCCGCTGAAACTGGCCTCCGGCTGCGACCGCCGCTGCGCGTTCTGCGCCATCCCCGCCTTCCGCGGCGCGTTCCTGTCCCGCCGCCCGGCCGAGGTGCTCACCGAGGCCCGCTGGCTGGGCGAGCGCGGCGTCAAGGAGCTGTTCCTGGTCAGCGAGAACTCCACCTCGTACGGCAAGGACCTGGGCGACCTGCGCCTGCTGGAGACGATGCTGCCCGACCTGGCGGCCGTCGACGGCGTCGACCGGGTGCGGGTGTCCTACCTCCAGCCGGCCGAGCTGCGGCCCGGCCTGATCGACGCGATCGTCGGCACCGAGGGTGTGGCGCCCTACTTCGACCTGTCCTTCCAGCACTCGTCCAACGCGGTGCTGCGGCGCATGCGGCGCTTCGGCAGCACCGGTGACTTCCTCACGCTGCTCCAGGGCATCCGCGAGCGCAGTCCGCAGGCCGGCATCCGGTCCAACGTCATCGTCGGGTTCCCCGGCGAGACCGAGGCGGACGTCGAGGAGCTGGCCGGTTTCCTGGTGGAGGCCCGGCTCGACGTGGTCGGCGTGTTCGGCTACTCGGACGAGGACGGCACCGAGGCGGCCACGCTCGACGGCAAGCTGCCCGACGACGAGATCGCCGCCCGCCTCGCCCACATCACCGGCCTGGTCGAGGAACTCACCGCGCAGCGCGCCGAGGAGCGGGTCGGCGAGCACGTGCGGGTGCTGGTCGAGGGCACGGACGACGACGACCCGGACACCGTGGTCGGCCGCGCCGCCCACCAGGGCCCGGAGGTGGACGGGCAGATCCTCCTGCCGGGTGTGCAGGCCTCACCGGGCGACTGGATCGAGGCGGTCGTCACCGAGTCGCTGGGCGTCGACCTGATCGCCTCCCCCCTCCAGCGGGCGGGCTCGGCCGCCCCCGTCGCGGTGCACTCAGCCGGGTGA
- a CDS encoding NYN domain-containing protein yields MIDDMGDDAPLSVEDLITDTAATGRSELDLLVWDAPNIDMTLSNVIGGRPSAQSRPRFDAVAKWLLAQAGDRDVEGAVFANVPPGGAATMRGWVEAIRSFGYAVFARPKLGPLDDVDADMLAHIAERHRTRRLRRLVVASGDGRNFNEPLEELAREGVDVTVLSFVEVAGYAQESDVIRFVDLEDVPGAFTTPLPRVRLDNLPEGGAWLQPTRPMRALLSANENS; encoded by the coding sequence ATGATTGACGACATGGGCGACGACGCCCCACTTTCGGTAGAAGACCTGATCACCGACACCGCCGCCACCGGCCGGTCGGAGCTGGACCTGCTGGTCTGGGACGCACCGAACATCGACATGACGCTGTCGAACGTGATCGGTGGCCGGCCGTCCGCGCAGTCGCGGCCCCGGTTCGACGCCGTGGCCAAGTGGCTGCTCGCGCAGGCGGGCGACCGGGACGTCGAGGGCGCGGTGTTCGCCAACGTGCCGCCAGGAGGTGCGGCCACCATGCGGGGCTGGGTGGAGGCCATCCGGTCGTTCGGTTACGCGGTGTTCGCCCGGCCCAAGCTGGGCCCGCTCGACGACGTGGACGCCGACATGCTGGCCCACATCGCGGAGCGGCACCGCACGCGGCGTCTGCGCCGCCTGGTGGTGGCCAGCGGCGACGGGCGCAACTTCAACGAGCCGCTCGAAGAGCTGGCGCGCGAGGGCGTCGACGTCACCGTGCTCTCGTTCGTCGAGGTCGCGGGCTACGCCCAGGAGTCGGACGTGATCCGGTTCGTCGACCTGGAAGACGTCCCGGGGGCGTTCACCACCCCGCTGCCGCGCGTGCGTCTCGACAACCTGCCCGAGGGCGGCGCCTGGCTCCAGCCCACCCGCCCGATGCGGGCGCTGCTCAGCGCGAACGAGAACAGCTGA
- a CDS encoding FtsK/SpoIIIE family DNA translocase has product MATRTSTSGGSSARSNASRGASGRSRTTTGRTTKAPAKGRTTKAPPKGRTTKATTKAPARRTTRSRPALPLRMVRGVYMGFAHLVGGGARAVGAQARELDADHRRDGVGLLLIAVAIVVAAREWWGLPGNVGVAVHAIVAGTVGKVGLALPLLLLVAGWLVMRRPEEIDSVNRMAIGTTAITISACGLTHLANGIPGPSEGASDMRGAGGMIGYLTSAPLNAGVSAWAAVPILLLLAFFGILVVTATPVYAIPERLRYVHDVLTGMGTEDDLRSSYRSAGRGASMHGDEAYAQALLTPDEEDTAPVPTQPRRKTPKVFDVDAAAQADEVHDTGEVSLQELLDAGRGTGSPSSRSKKAPAPPPPPPVAHTQPVPVPSKPPEAPETTQLPERVEQLLLAGDVAYHLPPSDMLTAGPPPKERSAANDKVVESLTRVFDDFGIDAQVTGFSRGPTVTRYEVEVGQAVKVEKVTALSKNIAYAVASADVRILSPIPGKSAIGIEIPNTDRETVALGDVLRSQTARRSEHPMVMGVGKDVEGGYVIANLAKMPHLLVAGATGAGKSSFVNSMITSLLMRSTPDEVRMVLVDPKRVELTAYEGIPHLITPIITNPKKAAEALQWVVKEMDTRYDDLSAFGFKHIDDFNKAIRNNSVVLPPGSDRQLRPYPYLLVVVDELADLMMVAPRDVEDAIVRITQLARAAGIHLVLATQRPSVDVVTGLIKANVPSRMAFATSSVTDSRVVLDQPGAEKLIGQGDGLFLPMGASKPMRVQGAWVTESEIEQVVQHVKEQLQPVYRDDVAAPVVRKEIDEDIGDDLELLLAAAELIVTSQFGSTSMLQRKLRVGFAKAGRLMDLLESRGVVGPSEGSKARDVMVKPDDLPATLALIRGETPPDDDAGRVEDLWEPGMDDD; this is encoded by the coding sequence ATGGCGACCCGTACGTCCACATCTGGCGGCAGTTCGGCACGCTCGAACGCCTCCCGAGGTGCGTCCGGCCGCAGCCGCACCACGACCGGCCGCACCACCAAGGCCCCGGCCAAGGGCCGCACCACCAAGGCACCGCCGAAGGGCCGCACCACCAAGGCCACCACGAAGGCGCCCGCCCGGCGCACCACGCGCTCCCGCCCGGCCCTGCCGCTGCGGATGGTGCGGGGTGTCTACATGGGCTTCGCGCACCTGGTCGGTGGCGGTGCGCGGGCGGTCGGTGCACAGGCCCGCGAGCTGGACGCCGATCACCGCCGCGACGGCGTCGGGCTGCTGCTGATCGCCGTCGCGATCGTGGTGGCCGCCCGCGAGTGGTGGGGGCTGCCCGGCAACGTCGGTGTCGCGGTGCACGCGATCGTGGCCGGCACCGTGGGCAAGGTGGGGCTGGCCCTGCCGTTGCTGCTGCTGGTCGCCGGCTGGCTGGTGATGCGCCGGCCGGAGGAGATCGACTCGGTCAACCGGATGGCCATCGGCACCACCGCCATCACGATCTCCGCCTGCGGCCTGACCCACCTGGCCAACGGCATCCCGGGCCCGTCCGAGGGCGCGAGCGACATGCGCGGCGCCGGCGGCATGATCGGCTACCTCACCTCGGCCCCGCTGAACGCCGGCGTGAGCGCCTGGGCGGCCGTGCCGATCCTGCTGCTGCTCGCCTTCTTCGGCATCCTCGTGGTCACTGCCACCCCGGTCTACGCCATCCCCGAGCGCCTGCGCTACGTGCACGACGTGCTCACCGGCATGGGCACCGAGGACGACCTGCGGTCCTCCTACCGCAGTGCCGGCCGCGGCGCCTCCATGCACGGTGACGAGGCGTACGCGCAGGCCCTGCTCACGCCGGACGAGGAAGACACCGCCCCGGTCCCGACCCAGCCCCGCCGCAAGACGCCGAAGGTGTTCGACGTGGACGCCGCGGCCCAGGCCGACGAGGTCCACGACACCGGCGAGGTCAGCCTCCAGGAACTGCTCGACGCCGGTCGCGGCACGGGCTCCCCGTCGTCCAGAAGCAAGAAGGCACCCGCACCGCCCCCGCCCCCGCCGGTGGCCCACACCCAGCCGGTGCCGGTGCCCTCCAAGCCGCCCGAGGCCCCGGAGACCACCCAGCTGCCCGAGCGGGTCGAGCAGCTGCTGCTGGCCGGCGACGTCGCCTACCACCTGCCGCCGTCCGACATGCTCACCGCCGGCCCGCCGCCGAAGGAACGCAGCGCCGCCAACGACAAGGTGGTCGAGTCGCTCACCCGGGTGTTCGACGACTTCGGCATCGACGCCCAGGTGACCGGCTTCAGCCGCGGCCCGACCGTGACCCGCTACGAGGTCGAGGTGGGCCAGGCGGTCAAGGTGGAGAAGGTCACCGCCCTCAGCAAGAACATCGCCTACGCGGTGGCCAGCGCCGACGTCCGCATCCTGTCGCCGATCCCGGGCAAGTCGGCGATCGGCATCGAGATCCCGAACACCGACCGCGAGACGGTGGCGCTCGGCGACGTGCTGCGCAGCCAGACCGCCCGGCGCTCGGAGCACCCGATGGTGATGGGTGTGGGCAAGGACGTCGAGGGCGGCTACGTCATCGCGAACCTGGCCAAGATGCCGCACCTGCTGGTGGCCGGTGCCACCGGTGCCGGTAAGTCGTCGTTCGTGAACTCGATGATCACCTCTCTGCTGATGCGCTCGACACCGGACGAGGTCCGGATGGTGCTGGTCGACCCCAAGCGCGTGGAGCTCACCGCCTACGAGGGCATCCCGCACCTGATCACGCCGATCATCACCAATCCGAAGAAGGCCGCCGAGGCCCTCCAGTGGGTGGTGAAGGAGATGGACACCCGTTACGACGACCTGTCGGCGTTCGGGTTCAAGCACATCGACGACTTCAACAAGGCCATCCGCAACAACAGCGTGGTGCTGCCCCCGGGCAGCGACCGGCAGCTGCGGCCCTACCCCTACCTGCTGGTGGTGGTGGATGAGCTGGCCGATCTGATGATGGTTGCTCCGCGTGACGTCGAAGACGCCATCGTGCGCATCACCCAGCTCGCCCGGGCCGCCGGCATCCACCTGGTGCTGGCCACGCAGCGTCCCTCGGTCGACGTGGTCACCGGTCTGATCAAGGCCAACGTCCCGTCCCGGATGGCCTTCGCGACCAGCTCCGTCACCGACTCCCGGGTGGTGCTCGACCAGCCCGGCGCGGAGAAACTGATCGGTCAGGGTGACGGTCTGTTCCTGCCGATGGGTGCCTCGAAACCCATGCGCGTGCAGGGTGCCTGGGTGACCGAGAGTGAGATCGAGCAGGTCGTCCAACACGTCAAGGAGCAGTTGCAGCCGGTTTACCGGGATGATGTCGCCGCCCCGGTCGTTCGCAAGGAGATCGACGAGGACATCGGCGACGATCTCGAGTTGCTCCTGGCCGCTGCCGAACTCATCGTCACCTCACAGTTCGGGTCGACCTCGATGCTCCAGCGAAAGCTGCGCGTCGGGTTCGCCAAGGCGGGTCGCCTGATGGACCTGCTTGAATCCCGGGGCGTGGTGGGACCGAGCGAGGGCAGCAAGGCGCGTGACGTCATGGTGAAACCAGACGATCTTCCTGCCACGCTGGCCCTGATTCGGGGGGAGACCCCGCCGGATGACGACGCCGGACGGGTAGAAGATCTATGGGAACCAGGTATGGACGATGATTGA
- a CDS encoding pseudouridine-5'-phosphate glycosidase: MPASGVITGHGPLLQVSAEVAGALADGRAVVALESTIISHGMPYPQNLATAREIEQVVRDHGAVPATIALVGGRLRVGLDDAALERLAAPDEVAKASRRDLAALVATGATAGTTVAATMYIAARAGIGVFATGGIGGVHRGASTTFDVSADLVELGLTPVTVVCAGAKSILDLPATLEVLETNGVPVVGVGTDEFPAFFSRTSGLPVAHRVNTAAELAALIATQRALGLGGVLVANPIPEADALAPAEIDGIIEQALHDADEQGVKGKHVTPFLLARVNELTGGRSLAANVALIRNNAAFAADLAVAVSAGDRAGGATRT; encoded by the coding sequence ATGCCCGCATCCGGCGTGATCACCGGCCACGGTCCATTGCTCCAGGTCAGCGCGGAGGTGGCCGGCGCGCTCGCGGACGGTCGCGCCGTGGTGGCGCTGGAGTCCACGATCATCAGCCACGGCATGCCGTACCCGCAGAACCTGGCCACGGCCCGTGAGATCGAGCAGGTGGTGCGCGACCACGGCGCCGTGCCGGCCACGATCGCCCTGGTCGGGGGCAGGCTGCGGGTGGGCCTCGACGACGCCGCGCTGGAACGGCTGGCCGCGCCGGACGAGGTGGCCAAGGCCTCACGCCGCGATCTGGCCGCGCTGGTCGCCACCGGCGCCACGGCGGGCACCACCGTCGCCGCCACCATGTACATCGCCGCGCGGGCCGGTATCGGCGTCTTCGCCACCGGGGGCATCGGGGGAGTGCACCGGGGTGCCTCGACCACGTTCGACGTCTCCGCCGACCTGGTCGAGCTGGGCCTCACCCCGGTGACCGTGGTCTGCGCGGGGGCCAAGTCGATCCTCGATCTGCCCGCCACCCTGGAGGTGCTGGAGACCAACGGGGTGCCCGTGGTCGGCGTCGGCACCGACGAGTTCCCGGCCTTCTTCTCGCGCACCAGCGGCCTGCCGGTCGCGCACCGGGTGAACACGGCCGCGGAACTGGCCGCTCTGATCGCCACGCAGCGCGCGCTGGGGCTGGGCGGTGTGCTGGTGGCCAACCCGATCCCGGAGGCCGACGCCCTGGCCCCGGCGGAGATCGACGGCATCATCGAGCAGGCCCTGCACGACGCCGATGAGCAGGGCGTGAAGGGCAAGCACGTCACCCCGTTCCTGCTGGCCCGCGTGAACGAGCTCACCGGCGGCCGCAGCCTGGCCGCCAACGTGGCGCTGATCCGCAACAACGCGGCGTTCGCGGCCGACTTGGCGGTGGCGGTGAGTGCCGGGGACCGGGCCGGCGGCGCCACCCGGACCTGA
- a CDS encoding carbohydrate kinase family protein: protein MLCAGGAVVDLKIRFTAPAVAGTSNPGTGSASLGGVARNVAENLAALGVPVSLLSAVGDDAPGQALILAAQRCGIATDHVAVLPGEVTAQYVALLEPDGGLSVGAAAMAVLDRITTGHLQAAWPGQGWVFCDGNLSPPVLALALDQGRREARPVAFDAVSTHKVLRLPRDLSGLSLLSCNRAEARAWLGRHGLPTDGDDKTLATALRAAGAGAVLLTRGPAGLVVASEGVLAEVPAVPASPIDVTGAGDALMAGTLAALIGGADLVTAARAGAERAARTVESELSVLPAS from the coding sequence GTGCTGTGCGCCGGCGGCGCGGTGGTGGATCTCAAGATCCGCTTCACCGCGCCGGCCGTCGCCGGCACCTCTAACCCGGGCACCGGCTCGGCGTCGCTCGGCGGGGTGGCCCGCAACGTCGCCGAGAACCTCGCGGCGCTGGGGGTGCCCGTCTCGCTGTTGTCGGCGGTCGGGGACGACGCCCCGGGCCAGGCCCTGATCCTCGCCGCGCAGCGGTGCGGCATCGCGACCGATCACGTCGCCGTGCTGCCGGGTGAGGTCACCGCGCAGTACGTGGCCCTGCTCGAACCGGACGGCGGACTGAGTGTGGGCGCCGCCGCGATGGCCGTGCTCGACCGCATCACCACCGGCCATCTCCAGGCCGCCTGGCCGGGTCAGGGCTGGGTGTTCTGCGACGGCAACCTGAGCCCGCCGGTGCTCGCCCTGGCCCTCGATCAGGGACGACGAGAAGCCCGGCCGGTCGCGTTCGACGCCGTCTCGACCCACAAGGTGCTCCGGCTGCCGCGAGACCTCTCCGGCCTGAGCCTGCTGAGCTGTAATCGCGCCGAGGCCCGCGCCTGGCTCGGCCGTCACGGGCTGCCCACCGACGGCGACGACAAGACCCTGGCCACCGCCCTGCGTGCCGCGGGAGCCGGGGCGGTCCTGCTCACCCGGGGCCCGGCCGGCCTGGTGGTCGCGAGTGAGGGCGTGCTGGCCGAGGTGCCCGCCGTCCCTGCTTCACCGATCGACGTGACCGGCGCCGGGGACGCCCTGATGGCCGGCACCCTGGCGGCGCTGATCGGCGGTGCCGACCTGGTGACCGCGGCCCGCGCCGGAGCGGAACGGGCGGCCCGGACGGTGGAGAGCGAACTGAGCGTGCTGCCCGCCTCCTGA
- a CDS encoding ribonuclease J, which produces MAVLEHKGKLLIIDCGVLFPEDHQPGVDLILPDFSYIADRLDDVVAVVLTHGHEDHIGAVPYLLRLKDDLPLVGSQLTLALVEAKLKEHRITPITLAVKEGQKEQFGPFDCEFVAVNHSIPDALAVAVTTGAGTVLHTGDFKMDQLPLDGRITDLRAFARLGEAGVDLFMPDSTNAEVPGFTVSERDITPVLNSVFGAAERRIIVASFASHVHRVQQVLDAAHAHNRRVALVGRSMVRNMGIARDLGYLTVPPGVLIDIKAVDDLPDERVVLMCTGSQGEPMAALSRMANRDHRVQVGAGDTVVLASSLIPGNENSVYRVINGLTRLGAKVVHQGNARVHVSGHASAGELLYCYNIIKPKNVMPVHGETRHLVANAELAIKTGVPRDRVLVAEDGVVVDLIDGKATIAGKVECGLVYVDGSTVGEITEADLKDRRILGEEGFISIIVVVDSASGKVLAGPEIHARGFAETDAVFDKVRPRIIDALRDAASNGTNNDTHQLQQIVRRVVGRWVNESYRRRPMIIPLVIEA; this is translated from the coding sequence ACATCGCCGACCGGCTCGACGACGTGGTGGCGGTCGTGCTCACGCACGGCCACGAAGACCACATCGGTGCGGTGCCGTACCTGCTGCGCCTGAAGGACGACCTGCCCCTGGTCGGCTCCCAGCTCACCCTCGCCCTGGTCGAGGCCAAGCTGAAGGAGCACCGGATCACCCCGATCACGCTCGCCGTGAAGGAGGGGCAGAAGGAGCAGTTCGGCCCGTTCGACTGCGAGTTCGTGGCGGTCAACCACTCCATCCCGGACGCCCTGGCGGTCGCCGTGACCACCGGTGCGGGCACCGTGCTGCACACCGGTGACTTCAAGATGGACCAGCTGCCGCTGGACGGCCGGATCACCGACCTGCGGGCCTTCGCCCGGCTGGGCGAGGCCGGCGTGGACCTGTTCATGCCGGACTCGACCAACGCCGAGGTGCCGGGCTTCACGGTGTCCGAGCGTGACATCACCCCGGTGCTGAACTCGGTGTTCGGCGCGGCCGAGCGCCGCATCATCGTGGCCTCGTTCGCCTCGCACGTGCACCGGGTGCAGCAGGTGCTCGACGCCGCCCACGCTCACAACCGCCGGGTGGCCCTGGTCGGCCGCTCGATGGTGCGCAACATGGGCATCGCCCGTGACCTGGGCTACCTGACCGTGCCGCCGGGTGTGCTGATCGACATCAAGGCCGTCGACGACCTGCCCGACGAGCGCGTCGTGCTGATGTGCACCGGTTCCCAGGGCGAGCCGATGGCCGCCCTGTCCCGGATGGCCAACCGCGACCATCGGGTGCAGGTGGGTGCGGGAGACACGGTGGTGCTCGCGTCGTCCCTGATTCCCGGCAACGAGAACTCGGTGTACCGGGTGATCAACGGGCTCACCCGCCTCGGCGCCAAGGTCGTGCACCAGGGCAACGCCCGGGTGCACGTGTCCGGCCACGCCAGCGCCGGTGAGCTGCTGTACTGCTACAACATCATCAAGCCGAAGAACGTCATGCCGGTGCACGGCGAGACCCGGCACCTGGTGGCGAACGCCGAGCTGGCGATCAAGACCGGGGTGCCGCGTGATCGGGTGCTGGTGGCGGAGGACGGCGTGGTCGTCGACCTGATCGACGGCAAGGCCACCATCGCCGGCAAGGTGGAGTGCGGCCTGGTCTACGTCGACGGCTCCACGGTCGGCGAGATCACCGAGGCGGACCTGAAAGACCGTCGCATCCTCGGTGAGGAGGGCTTCATCTCGATCATCGTGGTGGTCGACTCGGCCAGCGGCAAGGTGCTGGCCGGCCCGGAGATCCACGCCCGTGGTTTCGCCGAGACCGACGCGGTGTTCGACAAGGTGCGCCCGCGCATCATCGACGCTCTCCGCGACGCGGCCAGCAACGGCACGAACAACGACACGCACCAGTTGCAGCAGATCGTGCGGCGGGTCGTCGGCCGGTGGGTGAACGAGTCCTACCGTCGTCGTCCGATGATCATCCCGTTGGTCATCGAGGCCTGA